From a single Nicotiana tomentosiformis chromosome 2, ASM39032v3, whole genome shotgun sequence genomic region:
- the LOC104117598 gene encoding probable amino-acid acetyltransferase NAGS1, chloroplastic, translating to MAALSPIPIKQCQLKILCGTTIWNPQVPNGFQGGLNGASSLKILPSHGKRLWGRSVRCKVLGETDDMGFEVSSAIKDDLFVGFFREAWPYFLAHRGSTFVILISAEIVDSPHLDHLLMDISLLHGLGIKFVLVPGTHVQIDRLLAERGSEPKYVGRYRITDPDSLNAAMDSSGRIRLMIEAKLSPGPSLTGVRRHGENSRWHDSVGVASGNFLAAKRRGVVEGIDYASTGEVKKIDVSRIRERLDQDCIVLLSNLAYSSSGEVLNCNTYEVATACALALGAEKLICIIDGPILDESGRLISFLTLEDADMLVRKRAEQSETAANYVKAVSQEDFNHFGYNDSNGSLLSQNGNGYSRRYNPTFQNGIGFDNGNGLWSSEQGFAIGGQEKLSRSNGSLSELAAAAFVCRGGVQRVHLLDGTIGGVLLKELFQRDGVGTMVASDLYEGARMAKVSDIPEIKQLLQPLEESGTLIRRTEEELAEALHSFVVVEREGHIIACAALFPYFEEKCGEVAAIAVSPDCRGQGQGDKLLDYIEKKASSLGLQMLFLLTTRTADWFVRRGFSECSIDHIPEQRRRKINLARRSKYYMKKLLPDKSGIRIDCTFA from the exons ATGGCTGCTTTGTCTCCAATTCCCATAAAGCAATGCCAGCTAAAGATTTTGTGTGGCACCACTATTTGGAATCCTCAAGTTCCAAATGGTTTCCAAGGGGGATTAAATGGTGCAAGTTCGCTAAAGATTTTACCTTCTCATGGGAAAAGATTGTGGGGTAGGTCAGTACGGTGCAAGGTTTTGGGGGAAACAGACGATATGGGTTTTGAAGTGAGCAGTGCCATTAAAGACGATCTATTTGTTGGGTTTTTCAGAGAAGCTTGGCCTTATTTTCTTGCTCATCGAGGAAGCACCTTTGTTATTTTAATCTCAGCTGAAATTGTTGATAGCCCTCATTTGGATCACCTTCTCATG GACATATCCCTCCTTCATGGTCTGGGAATCAAGTTTGTTCTTGTACCAGGAACTCATGTTCAGATTGACCGGCTTCTCGCTGAAAGGG GAAGTGAGCCCAAGTACGTAGGCCGCTACAGGATTACAGATCCTGATTCACTCAATGCGGCTATGGATTCATCTGGAAGAATTCGTCTTATGATAGAGGCAAAGTTGTCTCCTGGCCCTTCATTGACTGGCGTCCGCAGGCACGGAGAAAATAGTCGCTGGCATGATAGTGTCGGTGTTGCCAGTGGTAATTTTCTAGCAGCGAAG AGAAGAGGAGTTGTCGAAGGAATCGATTATGCTTCAACTGGTGAAGTAAAGAAGATAGATGTTTCTCGAATTCGTGAGAGGCTTGATCAGGATTGCATTGTGCTATTAAGCAATCTTGCTTATTCCAGCTCTGGAGAAGTATTAAACTGCAA CACGTACGAAGTTGCGACGGCTTGTGCCTTGGCTCTAGGAGCAGAAAAACTAATTTGTATCATAGACGGCCCAATTCTTGATGAATCTGGCCGTCTTATTAGTTTCTTAACTCTTGAAGATGCTGATATGTTGGTCCGCAAACGAGCTGAGCAAAGTGAGACTGCTGCTAATTATGTAAAAGCTGTTAGTCAGGAGGACTTCAATCATTTTGGTTACAATGATTCCAATGGATCACTCCTTTCCCAAAATGGCAATGGTTATAGCCGAAGATACAATCCCACATTTCAGAATGGCATTGGTTTTGACAATGGAAATGGGCTTTGGTCTAGTGAACAAGGTTTTGCAATTGGGGGACAGGAGAAACTAAGTAGATCAAATGGTTCTCTCTCAGAATTAGCCGCTGCTGCTTTTGTTTGCCGA GGAGGTGTTCAAAGAGTGCACCTGTTGGATGGTACTATTGGTGGAGTTTTACTGAAGGAATTGTTCCAAAGAGATGGAGTCGGGACTATGGTTGCTAG CGATCTTTATGAAGGAGCACGGATGGCCAAGGTGTCGGATATTCCTGAAATAAAGCAGTTGTTACAGCCTCTAGAAGAATCTGGAACATTGATCAGAAGGACTGAGGAAGAG CTAGCGGAAGCGCTGCATTCATTTGTTGTTGTGGAGAGAGAGGGACACATTATAGCTTGTGCGGCTCTCTTTCCTTACTTTGAAGAAAAATGCGGGGAGGTTGCTGCCATTGCTGTTTCTCCTGATTGTCGTGGCCAAGGACAGGGAGACAAGTTACTTG ATTACATTGAAAAGAAGGCATCTTCCCTTGGATTGCAAATGCTATTCCTACTAACAACTCGCACAGCTGATTG GTTTGTGAGGCGTGGCTTTTCCGAATGTTCCATCGATCATATACCAGAGCAAAGAAGGAGAAAGATCAATCTCGCCCGTAGATCAAAGTATTACATGAAGAAGCTGTTACCTGATAAGAGTGGTATACGTATTGATTGCACTTTTGCATAG
- the LOC104117599 gene encoding NADH dehydrogenase [ubiquinone] iron-sulfur protein 4, mitochondrial, translating to MASSLQRIARHSPLATYRSSLTPIWRQFASEALVEIKAGEIGMVSGIPDEHLRRRVVIFSPARTASQQGSGKVGRWKINFLSTQKWENPLMGWTSTGDPYANVGESALSFESEEAAKAFAEKHGWEYTVKKRHTPLLKIKSYAENFKWKGPPKTEE from the exons ATGGCAAGCTCTCTGCAGCGAATAGCGAGACATTCCCCTCTTGCCACCTACCGATCTTCTCTCACGCCGATATGGAGACAATTTGCGTCAGAAGCGTTGGTCGAAATCAAGGCCGGCGAGATCGGTATGGTCTCTGGTATTCCTGATGAACATCTTCGCCGAAGG GTTGTGATTTTCTCACCTGCTCGGACTGCTAGTCAACAGGGGTCTGGAAAAGTTGGAAGATGGAAAATCAATTTCTTATCAACTCAGAA ATGGGAGAATCCATTGATGGGTTGGACATCCACAGGGGATCCATATGCCAATGTTGGTGAATCCGCGCTTAGTTTTGAGAGTGAAGAAGCTGCAAAAGCATTTGCTGAAAAGCATGGCTGGGAATACACG GTTAAGAAGCGCCACACACCATTGTTAAAG ATCAAGTCGTATGCGGAAAACTTCAAGTGGAAGGGGCCTCCCAAGACAGAAGAATAA